Below is a genomic region from Pectobacterium polaris.
TACGCATGCGCTCTCCGAGCCGGCGTTTATCTCTGTGCTGGAAGTGTTGGCTGCCAACGGCGTGGATGTGATCGTGCAGTTGGATAATGGTTTTACGCCAACGCCTGCGGTGTCTAACGCGATTCTGGTTCACAATCGTCAGGGCGGTGCGCTGGCGGACGGCATTGTGATTACGCCGTCTCACAACCCGCCGGAAGATGGTGGCATCAAATATAATCCGCCGAACGGTGGCCCGGCAGATACCAACCTCACTAGCGTGATTGAGACGCGTGCGAATGCGCTGCTGGCGGATGAACTGCGTGACGTTAAGCGCATCACGCTGGATCAGGCGTTGAACAGCGGACACGTCCATGAACAGGATCTGGTTCAGGCCTATGTCGAAGGGCTGGCTAGCGTGGTGGACATGGCGGCGATCCAACGCGCCGGTCTGAAGCTGGGCGTTGACCCGCTGGGTGGTTCCGGTATTGCCTACTGGCAGCGTATCGCAGAGCACTACAAGCTGGATCTGACGCTGGTGAACGATGCCGTCGATCAGACATTCCGCTTTATGTCGCTGGATCACGATGGTGTGATCCGTATGGACTGCTCGTCAGAGTTCGCGATGGCTGGGTTGCTGGCGCTGCGTGACAAATTCGATCTGGCGTTTGCCAACGATCCTGACTATGACCGCCACGGTATTGTCACGCCTTCTGGGCTGATGAACCCGAATCACTATCTGGCGGTGGCGATCAACTACCTGTTCCAACATCGTCCACAGTGGGGACAGTCTGTTGCTGTCGGCAAAACGCTGGTATCCAGTGCGATGATCGACCGCGTGGTTGCTGATTTGGGCCGTAAGCTGGTAGAAGTACCGGTTGGCTTCAAATGGTTCGTTGACGGCCTGTATGACGGCAGCTTTGGCTTCGGTGGTGAAGAGAGCGCGGGGGCGTCTTTCCTGCGCTTTGACGGCACGCCGTGGTCGACGGACAAAGATGGCATCATCCTGTGTCTGCTGGCGGCAGAAATTACAGCCGTGACGGGGAAAAACCCGCAGCAGCACTATGATGAGCTGGCACAGCGCTTTGGCGCGCCGAGCTACAACCGTATTCAGGCTTCTGCGACGCATGCGCAAAAAGCTGTGCTGTCTAAGCTGTCGCCTGAGCAAGTATCAGCCAGCACGCTGGCGGGCGATCCGATTACGGCACGCCTGACCGCTGCGCCGGGCAACGGGGCATCGATTGGTGGCTTGAAAGTGATGACGGAGAACGGCTGGTTTGCTGCACGTCCTTCCGGCACGGAAGAAGCCTACAAGATCTACTGTGAAAGTTTCCTCGGGGCGGAGCACCGAGAGCGAATCGAGAAAGAAGCGGTAGAAATTGTCAGTGCGGTACTCGCAACGGCTAAATAAGTGAAAAGGCGCTGCTTGCAGCGCCTTTTTTAATCTTGTACGGACAGAAAATGCAGAACGCCTTTACCCCAATGCGACAAGCAGCGCTCCCACGGAAATCAGCGCCACGCCAGCTCCCGCTATCAGCGAAATTTTTTCTCCCAGCAGTATGACCGCCAGCACTACAGCGAAGACCACGCTGAGCTTATCGATCGGCGCGACCTGTGCGACGTTACCGTTCTTCAACGCCACAAAGTAAAACAGCCACGACAGCGCCCCCGCGACGCCGCTGAGCACAATAAACAACAGCGCTTTCTTATTGGCGACAACCTCACCGACCAGCGCCAGTTTGCCTTGTGCGACCACCACTCCCACTAGAAAAAGTGCCATGATGACGGCACGAATCGCGGTCGCCGTATTGGCGTCCAAATTTTGCAGACCGATCTTGCCAAATATCGCGACCATCGCGGCACACACGGCAGACAGCAAGGCGTAAATTAACCAACTACTCATGACGGCGTATTCCTGAAGAAAAGACAGGCGTGTACCGCAGGAGATATTCTCCACGGACGTTGCCTGATACAGAAATGTGATTTTACGGCATAAAACGATAGCCGATAGCGGTTTCAGTCAAGAGATGGCGCGGTCTTGCCGGATCGCTTTCCAGCTTCTGGCGCAGGTGCCCCATATAAATGCGCAGATAGTGGCTGTGCTCGACGGCGTTCGGCCCCCAGACTTGCGTCAGGAGCTGACGTTGTGTCAGCACTTTGCCGGGGCTGGCGAGGAGTGTGGCTAACAAACGAAATTCGATGGGTGTCAGGTGCAGTTCCTGACCGTCGCGATTCACCTGCCGATTAAGTAAATCGACGGTAATATTACCAAAGCTCACCAGCGGCGTTTCCTGCTGTGTATTGCTGTGGCGACGCAACGCGACACGTAACCGTGCCAGCAGCTCGCCGATGCCGAACGGTTTCGTCAGGTAATCATCGGCACCCGCATCCAGTGCGTCTATTTTATCCTGCTCGTCGGTGCGGGCAGACAGCACAATCACGGGCAGGCTGCTCCACTGGCGTAAATCGCGGATGTAGTCGATACCGTTGCCGTCCGGCAGGCCCAAATCGAGAATAATCAGATCGGGTTTGCGCGTGGCTGCTTCCAGCAAGCCGCGCTGCATCGTTTCGGCGTCAAACACGCGACAGCCTTCGCCTTCCAGCGCCTGACGAACAAAACGACGGATCTCTTTTTCATCTTCAACGATTAAAATAGTGGCCTGCAATGGATTCAGTGCTCCTCAATATCTTCCGGTTCGAGATCCGGCGGTGCCGATAACGGTAGCGTGAAGTGGAAAGCTGCACCGCCGCTTTCCGCATTCGTTGCCCAGATACGGCCGCCGTGAATTTCCACAATTGCTCGACAGATCGCCAGCCCCAGCCCCACGCCGGGAATCGATGACTCTTTGTGACCACGGGAAAATTTATCAAAAATCATGCTTTCCTGGCCGTGCTCAATCCCCGGACCATTGTCCTGCACGATGATTTCCAAAACGTTTTCCTGCGTAGCAGGCAGCGAGGTTGTGTTCTCTGCAATAAGGCTTGTGGGAATCACGCTCGCCGAAATCGCGATGGTGGCCTGCTCTCCGGCGTACTTCAGCGCATTCTCCAGCAGGTTAATGAACACGCGTTCCATCAGCCCCGCATCACAATAAACCAGAACCATCTCATCAGGTAGATTAACCTGAATGGTGTTTTTCGCCAGTGCGCTTTCCAACTGTTGCAGAGCACTGCCGATGAGTTCCTCCGGCGTTTGCCACTCTTTGCGCAGGTTAAAACCGTCCGACTGAATGCGCGCCATATCGAGCAGATTATTCACCAGCCGCGTGGTGTTTAAAATGTGCTGGCGAATCTGGTTGGCCTGCTGGGCATAAGGCGACCCTTCGCTTGCCAGATTCAACGTCAGAATTTCTGCCTGACCAAAAAGGACGGTCAGCGGTGTGCGGAGATCGTGTGAAAGCGCGGCAAGCAGCGAGTTACGCAACTGTTCGCGCTCGGCATCCAGCCGGGCATTTTCCGTACTTTGCATCAGATGCAGACGCTCCAGCGCGTTGGCGATCAGCACGGTAAAGGTTTCCAGCAGGCGCTGCTGTTCGGGGATCATCAACTGGCGGGCGTTATTGGGTTCGATCGCCAACACACCGAAGATTTGCTGCGTGGTGGCGAGCGGCAGGATCTGATACGACACGCCGGGCAGGGTGGACGTTCCCGCTCCGGCCGGCGCGCGATGATCGAAGCTCCAGCGGGCGATAGCCCGATCGACAATCAGCTGCTGGCTGTCTCGCGCAGGCTGCGCAAGTTCAGGCGACGTATGATGCAGGCTATCGGCGAGCAGAACCGCGATTCTGGCCTGAAACGTCGTGCTGAGAAAATGTTGGCTAGCTTCGACAATATCGGCGCTGGACAGGCTGCGGTTCAGCGCCTTGGACATCTCATACAGATGGCGGACGCGCTGCTCGCGATAGCGGGCGACTCTGGCCTGATAGCGCACGCCTGCGGTCAGATTACCGACTAGTAGGCCGACGCCGAGCATCACGGCAAAGGTGACCAGATATTGTGCATCCGACACGGCAAACGTGCCGCGCGGTAAAATAAAGAAGAGATCGAAACTGGCGACGTTGATGACGGCGGCGAATACCGACGGCCAGCGGCCAAAGAAGAGCGCGACGATCACCACGGCCAGCAGATAAATCATCACCAGATTGACTGGCTCCAGCATGGCAAACGGCGACCACGACGCGAGCAGGGTGATAAAGGCACATAGCAGCGTGGCGAGCCCGCAGCCAAACAGCTGCATACGCCATTTCTCTACCAGCCCGCGCGCATCAGGCGTTTTAATCGGTGCGGCTGGCGCATCATCCTGCACGGCCACGACGACCAGATCGAGATCCGGCCCCAGCCTGCCGAGCCGTTCGGCAAAGCGGGTACGCCACCACCAGCCGAAACGTTGCTCTACGTGGCGACCAATAACGATCTTACCGAGGTTGTGCTCACGCGCATAGCGCAGGACGGCAAGCTCTTCGTCGGGTTCAGATAGCGTAACCGTTTCTGCCCCTAAATCCTGTGCCAGCTTGAGCGCCCGTAAGATGGCGCGCCGCTGCGGTTCGGGCAAGCGGTGCAGACGTGGCGTTTCAACGTAAACGGCGTGCCAGGCGCTGCCCAACCGTGCCGCCAGTCGTGCCGCCGTTCGCACCAATTTTTCATTGCCCGTGCCGTGGCCGATGCATAACAGAATGGCATCGCGCGTATGCCAGACCTGCTCGCGTCCTTTTCCGGCACGCATGGCGCGCATTTGATCGTCAACCCGATCCGCCATGCGCCGCAGCGCCAGTTCACGCAGAGCGATCAAATTGCCTTTACGGAAAAAGTTCTCGACGGCGCGCTCGGCCTGAAGCGGCAAATAGACTTTGCCCTCATTCAGGCGCTGGCGCAGATCGTCCGGTGGCAAGTCCACCAGAATGACTTCGCTGGCCTGATCGAATATCGGATCGGGTACGGTTTCCCGTACCCGAATCCCCGTGACGCCGCCGACCACGTCATTCAGGCTTTCCAGATGCTGAACGTTCACTGTCGTAAAAACGTCGATACCGGCATCGAGCAGTTCCTGCACGTCCTGCCAGCGTTTTGGGTGGCGAGAGCCGTTTACGTTACTGTGCGCCAGTTCGTCGATCAGAATCAGCGCCGGACAGCGCGCCAGCGCCGCATCCAGATCGAATTCGACAGTATGGCGGCCGTGGTGGCGAAAATGTTTGGGCGGCAGCAGCGGCAACCCCTCCAGCAGCGCAGCGGTCTCGCTACGGCCGTGAGTTTCGACCACGCCGACAAGAATATCCAGCCCCTGTGCCCGCAGCCGCTGAGCTTCCTGTAACATGGCATAGGTTTTCCCGACACCGGCGCAGGCACCAAAAAAGATTTTCAGCTTGCCGCGCGGTGGCGCACCGACCTGAGCCAGCAGGCTATCGGGATCCGGGCGACGATCTTCACCGTCAATCATGTTCTATCCCTTATTGGCGCGGCCTGAACCGTGGTCAGGCCGCAGCAAAGACGGCGGGGAGTCTGGCTCCCCGTTATACCCTAAATAATTCGAGCTGCATGCAGGCGGCAACCGCGCGAATCCCCAGGAGCTTACACAAGTAAGTGACTGGGGTGAGTAAGGGCAGCCAACGCACAAGCAGCTTGAAGTATGACGGGTATGATGATTAATAGTAACGCACTGTCGATTAAGGCAGGCCTTTTTCCTTATCCAGCGCCAGATTCAGCAGCAGGACATTGACCGCTGGCTGCCCAATGAACGCGGGTTTACTCGTCTCAGTAAAGCGATCGATCAGTTGCTGCACCTGCTGGAGCGACATTCCTCTGGCCTGCGCGATGTAGAGCGCCTGATAGCGCGCGGTTTCTGGGGAAATCTGCGGATCCAGCCCGCTGCCGGATGCCGTCAACAGTTCAGCAGGTACTGGCTGCTGATTGCCAACTAGCTGATGCCAGCGAGCGGCGCGTTCACCGATCTGTTTGTCCAGCACCGGATTGCTGGCGGCCAGATTGCTACCGCCGGACGCCAGCGCGTTATAAGGCGCATCTGACGTGGCGGACGGGCGCCCTTGAAAATAGCCCGCTCGATTGAACGCCTGCCCGATCAGGGATGACCCCACGGCGGTATTCTCACGGTAAATAAGCGATCCGTTTGCCTGTGTCGGGAACAGCCACTGTGCCAGCACTGTTGTCAGCAGCGGGTAGGCCAGACCGGTCAACAGCAGTAATAACAAGAATAAAAACAATGAAGAACGTAAATAGCGCATAGCGTATACCCGTCAGTCCTTAAGCCAGATTCAGCCCAGTCAGCAACATATCAATCAGCTTGATACCGAGGAACGGCACCAGCAGCCCGCCAAGACCATAAATCCACAGATTGCGGCTTAACTGCGCCGCCGCGCTCATGGGTTGATAGCGAATCCCTTTGAGCGCCAGCGGGATCAGAAACACGATAATCAGCGCATTGAAGATCACCGCCGACAGCATGGCCGAGGTGGGGGAATGCAACTGCATTACATTGAGCGCATTGAGCTGCGGATAGGTAGCGGCAAAAGCGGCCGGGATAATGGCGAAATACTTCGCCACGTCGTTGGCGATACTGAACGTTGTCAGCGAGCCGCGCGTCATCAGCATCTGCTTACCGATGTGTACGACTTCGATCAGCTTGGTTGGATTGGAGTCTAAATCAACCATGTTGCCCGCTTCCTTTGCTGCTTGCGTGCCGGAGTTCATGGCAACCGCCACATCGGCCTGCGCCAGCGCGGGCGCATCGTTAGTGCCGTCACCGGTCATAGCCACCAGCCGCCCTTCGGCCTGATACTGGCGGATCAGCGCTAGCTTGGTTTCTGGCGTCGCTTCCGCCAGAAAATCATCGACGCCAGCTTCTGCGGCAATCGCTGCTGCCGTGAGCGGGTTGTCGCCGGTGATCATCACGGTTTTGATCCCCATACTGCGCAGCTCGGCAAAGCGTTCTTTGATGCCGCTTTTCACGATATCTTTCAGCTCCACCACGCCAAGCACGCGCTTACCTTCCGCAACAACCAGCGGCGTCCCCCCGCTGCGTGCGACGTTGGAGACCGCTTCTTCGACCTGATGCGGGAAGTCGCCGTTGTTCGCTTCAATGTAGCGGCGCAGAGCATCGACGGCACCTTTACGAATGGTGCGCTGACCAAAATTGACGCCGCTCATGCGTGTCTGAGCCGTAAAAGGAACAAAGGTGGCGTCCAGCGAGCTGAGATCCTGATCTGCCAGATTAAAGCGCTGCTTCGCCAGCACCACGATACTGCGGCCTTCGGGCGTTTCATCCGCCAGAGACGCGAGACGCGCGGCGTCAGCCAGTGCCTGTTCGGTCACACCCGGCGCGGGCAGGAAAGCGGAAGCCTGGCGGTTGCCCAGCGTAATGGTGCCGGTTTTATCCAGCAGCAGAACGTCAATATCGCCCGCCGCTTCGACGGCGCGTCCGCTGGTGGCAATCACGTTAGCCCCCAGCATCCGGCTCATCCCAGCCACGCCGATAGCCGACAGCAGGCCACCGATGGTGGTCGGGATCAGACAGACCAGCAGAGCGACAAGTACGGTCACGCCGACGACATCGCCGCTGTTATTCGCCTGTACGCCGAACCAGGAGAACGGGTAGAGCGTCGCCGTCACCAGCAGGAAGATAAGTGTCAGCTCAATCAGCAGAATGGTCAGCGCGATTTCGTTCGGCGTTTTCCGACGCTGTGCCCCTTCGACCATGGCAATCATTCGGTCGAGGAAGGTTTCGCCCGGATTGACGCTGCACTGAATCACCAGCCAGTCGGACAACACGTGCGTGCCGCCAGTGACGGAGGCGAAATCGCCGCCGGACTCGCGAATCACTGGTGCGGATTCCCCGGTGATGGCGCTTTCATCGACGGACGCGCCGCCTTCCAGCACCTCACCGTCGCACGGAATGGTCTCACCCGCGCTCACCAGCACGATATCGCCCTTGCGCAGGCTGTCGGCTGGCACTGATTCCGAGCTGGTATCGTGATGTGGCGCGGCGAGCTTGTTAGCCCAACTGGTTTTTTTGACGCCTTTCAGCGCGTTCGCTTGCGCTTTACT
It encodes:
- the pgm gene encoding phosphoglucomutase (alpha-D-glucose-1,6-bisphosphate-dependent), with translation MANHPRAGQPAQQSDLINVAQLTSQYYVLRPEVGNTAHAVKFGTSGHRGSAGRHSFNEPHILAIAQAIAEERKKQGISGPCYVGKDTHALSEPAFISVLEVLAANGVDVIVQLDNGFTPTPAVSNAILVHNRQGGALADGIVITPSHNPPEDGGIKYNPPNGGPADTNLTSVIETRANALLADELRDVKRITLDQALNSGHVHEQDLVQAYVEGLASVVDMAAIQRAGLKLGVDPLGGSGIAYWQRIAEHYKLDLTLVNDAVDQTFRFMSLDHDGVIRMDCSSEFAMAGLLALRDKFDLAFANDPDYDRHGIVTPSGLMNPNHYLAVAINYLFQHRPQWGQSVAVGKTLVSSAMIDRVVADLGRKLVEVPVGFKWFVDGLYDGSFGFGGEESAGASFLRFDGTPWSTDKDGIILCLLAAEITAVTGKNPQQHYDELAQRFGAPSYNRIQASATHAQKAVLSKLSPEQVSASTLAGDPITARLTAAPGNGASIGGLKVMTENGWFAARPSGTEEAYKIYCESFLGAEHRERIEKEAVEIVSAVLATAK
- a CDS encoding EamA family transporter; this encodes MSSWLIYALLSAVCAAMVAIFGKIGLQNLDANTATAIRAVIMALFLVGVVVAQGKLALVGEVVANKKALLFIVLSGVAGALSWLFYFVALKNGNVAQVAPIDKLSVVFAVVLAVILLGEKISLIAGAGVALISVGALLVALG
- the kdpC gene encoding potassium-transporting ATPase subunit KdpC encodes the protein MRYLRSSLFLFLLLLLLTGLAYPLLTTVLAQWLFPTQANGSLIYRENTAVGSSLIGQAFNRAGYFQGRPSATSDAPYNALASGGSNLAASNPVLDKQIGERAARWHQLVGNQQPVPAELLTASGSGLDPQISPETARYQALYIAQARGMSLQQVQQLIDRFTETSKPAFIGQPAVNVLLLNLALDKEKGLP
- the kdpE gene encoding two-component system response regulator KdpE, which encodes MQATILIVEDEKEIRRFVRQALEGEGCRVFDAETMQRGLLEAATRKPDLIILDLGLPDGNGIDYIRDLRQWSSLPVIVLSARTDEQDKIDALDAGADDYLTKPFGIGELLARLRVALRRHSNTQQETPLVSFGNITVDLLNRQVNRDGQELHLTPIEFRLLATLLASPGKVLTQRQLLTQVWGPNAVEHSHYLRIYMGHLRQKLESDPARPRHLLTETAIGYRFMP
- the kdpB gene encoding potassium-transporting ATPase subunit KdpB — translated: MTRHTMNHQATQEPTSAQQSEASRHVGKRKQQALFDRTLIRSALKDALKKLDPRIQWRNPVMFVVYLGSMLTTLVWLAILAGKTEGNAMFTGLVSLWLWFTVLFANMAEALAEGRSKAQANALKGVKKTSWANKLAAPHHDTSSESVPADSLRKGDIVLVSAGETIPCDGEVLEGGASVDESAITGESAPVIRESGGDFASVTGGTHVLSDWLVIQCSVNPGETFLDRMIAMVEGAQRRKTPNEIALTILLIELTLIFLLVTATLYPFSWFGVQANNSGDVVGVTVLVALLVCLIPTTIGGLLSAIGVAGMSRMLGANVIATSGRAVEAAGDIDVLLLDKTGTITLGNRQASAFLPAPGVTEQALADAARLASLADETPEGRSIVVLAKQRFNLADQDLSSLDATFVPFTAQTRMSGVNFGQRTIRKGAVDALRRYIEANNGDFPHQVEEAVSNVARSGGTPLVVAEGKRVLGVVELKDIVKSGIKERFAELRSMGIKTVMITGDNPLTAAAIAAEAGVDDFLAEATPETKLALIRQYQAEGRLVAMTGDGTNDAPALAQADVAVAMNSGTQAAKEAGNMVDLDSNPTKLIEVVHIGKQMLMTRGSLTTFSIANDVAKYFAIIPAAFAATYPQLNALNVMQLHSPTSAMLSAVIFNALIIVFLIPLALKGIRYQPMSAAAQLSRNLWIYGLGGLLVPFLGIKLIDMLLTGLNLA
- the kdpD gene encoding two-component system sensor histidine kinase KdpD, with the translated sequence MIDGEDRRPDPDSLLAQVGAPPRGKLKIFFGACAGVGKTYAMLQEAQRLRAQGLDILVGVVETHGRSETAALLEGLPLLPPKHFRHHGRHTVEFDLDAALARCPALILIDELAHSNVNGSRHPKRWQDVQELLDAGIDVFTTVNVQHLESLNDVVGGVTGIRVRETVPDPIFDQASEVILVDLPPDDLRQRLNEGKVYLPLQAERAVENFFRKGNLIALRELALRRMADRVDDQMRAMRAGKGREQVWHTRDAILLCIGHGTGNEKLVRTAARLAARLGSAWHAVYVETPRLHRLPEPQRRAILRALKLAQDLGAETVTLSEPDEELAVLRYAREHNLGKIVIGRHVEQRFGWWWRTRFAERLGRLGPDLDLVVVAVQDDAPAAPIKTPDARGLVEKWRMQLFGCGLATLLCAFITLLASWSPFAMLEPVNLVMIYLLAVVIVALFFGRWPSVFAAVINVASFDLFFILPRGTFAVSDAQYLVTFAVMLGVGLLVGNLTAGVRYQARVARYREQRVRHLYEMSKALNRSLSSADIVEASQHFLSTTFQARIAVLLADSLHHTSPELAQPARDSQQLIVDRAIARWSFDHRAPAGAGTSTLPGVSYQILPLATTQQIFGVLAIEPNNARQLMIPEQQRLLETFTVLIANALERLHLMQSTENARLDAEREQLRNSLLAALSHDLRTPLTVLFGQAEILTLNLASEGSPYAQQANQIRQHILNTTRLVNNLLDMARIQSDGFNLRKEWQTPEELIGSALQQLESALAKNTIQVNLPDEMVLVYCDAGLMERVFINLLENALKYAGEQATIAISASVIPTSLIAENTTSLPATQENVLEIIVQDNGPGIEHGQESMIFDKFSRGHKESSIPGVGLGLAICRAIVEIHGGRIWATNAESGGAAFHFTLPLSAPPDLEPEDIEEH